A stretch of DNA from Campylobacter gracilis:
CGCTATGAGCAAAACCCGCGAGAGCGAAAATTTTAAAATTCCCGTAGTTTTTGATATCGCGTTTCTTACGATGAGCCCTGCGCTAAAAAGCACGGAGGATTTTGAGGCGTTTTTAGCTTTGGGCGAGCGCAAAATTTATCTAAACTGGGCGAGCGAGCGCAATTCATCGATGCTTGCGCCGCTGTTTGAGCGCTTCGGCACAGGAGCTAAAAGACTTGCTACCGCCGCCGAAAAATTTGAGGCGCTACTAAAGGCGCGCGACATCAAGTTTAAAAGCGAAATTTTAACCGAGAGGCGCGAGCAAAAACGCAGTCTGCAAGAAGCTGTGCAAAACGCTGCGTGGCACCTGCATATGGACGGCGCGGAGGCTAGCGAGCGCGAGATCGAGGAGATTTTGAAAAAGTGGGTTAGAGGCGGGATGATAAACGATGAGATCGAAGCGAGTTTTAAGCTGTTTTATATTTAGCCTGGTGCCGCTTTTGGGGCTTTGCGGCAATCTTTTTACGCCGCTTGAGATGCCTAAATATGACCCGCAAAAGGCGCGGCTGGGCGCAAAAATTTTTACCGATGTAAGATTTAGCCGCAAAGGCCGTTCCTGCGAGAGCTGCCACAACTTCTATCTAAATGACTCAGGCGCTTCGGTGCGCGATGGACGCGTGCCTACGCTCATAAATTCTTATTATTTTGATCGCTACTTGGGCGATTATAATTTCGCGGGCTTTGAAGCTCGGATCGCGGTGTCGGTTTTTAGCGAGAATGAACTGGACGCGAGCGAAGATAGAATTTTAGAGCTTATCAGGAAGAATTTAGCCTACAAGCAGGCTTTTGAAAGTGCTTACGGCGAGGCGAATACGGCGAACTTCATTGATGCGCTGAAGGAATTTTTAAAGTCCAAAACGGCGATAAATTCCAAATTTGACCGATTTTTGCGCGGCGAGGTTAAGCTAAATGATGCCGAATATAACGGATATGTGCTTTTTGTGCGGCTGTGTTCGGCATGTCATAACGGCGTTAGCCTAGGCACCGGCAGCTTTACTAAAATTCGCCCAAGCGTAGAAGAGGAGGATGCGCCTAGACACAGGCTCACTTCTGACGGATTTGAGCTGCGCCGCGTGCCTAGCTTGCGCAATATCACGCAAACTGCGCCTTACGTAAACGGGCAGACGGATTTGCGTCTTGCAGTGCGGCAGATCGCGAAGGATCTGCTAAAATACGATCTTAGCGATGGGGAGCTTGATGCTTTGATGAGCTTTTTAGCTACACTTAAGGGCGAGATGACGGAGGCGCAGGATGAAAGATAAGATAATGTGGGCTTTGATGGTGGGGATTATGATATTAGGCATAATCATCGCCGGGAATTATTTCTCGTCGCTAAGAGATGTAGCGAGATTTAGCACGATTTCGCGCGAGCTAGCTTTGATCGATAATGCCGACAACCGCCTAAATATACTATTTGATGCAAAGATCGCAAGAAGGGACTTTTCTATCGCAAATGCTGATATGCGTGGCATCTATCAGGTGCTGCAAGCTCTGCAAAAAGATAAAATCATCGATAAAATCGGACTTAGCAGCGATGTGCGCGCGATCGGAAGCGCTTTTAGCGATAAAATTTCGCTTTTGGACGAGCTTGGGGCTTTAAATTCGCAGAATTTAATCCTTTTTCAAAGCCTGCAGCAAAAATTTTTATCCAGTGGCGCAAATGCACAAAGAGCAAATCTCTACTCTCAAATTTTAGGGCTTAACTATAAAAATCGCTCCGAAATTTCCGCTTTAAAAAGCGCGCTAGAAAGCGCGGATGCGTCAAGCCCAGACGAAGCTGCGTTTATAGGAATCGCGCGGCAAATTTTAAGGAATTTCGAGCGTCAAAATATCATCGTAAGTGATAATCTCTCGTTGCTTAACGAGCGCTTCGCAAGCCTGCGCGAGCGATTTTCTTACGCTAGCGAGGAATTTTACGGCTCGTTTATGCAAATGACGATGCTTTACACGGCGGTGTTTTTGTCGTTTTTACTGCTTACTTACATCATAAATTCCGATGCTTTGCGTAGTAAACGCGCCCTCGCGCCCTATCACGCGCTATGCGAGCAAGCAGGCGAAGCGATAGTTTTAGCAGATCAGAGCTTTAAAATTTTATACGCCAATAAAAGCGCGCTTAGCTTAAGCGGCTACGAACAAAGCGAGCTGCAAGGGAGCGATCTTGGAGTTTTGATGCCCAAAGATAAAGGGATCGAACTTCCTGCGATGGTAAATAAAGGCGCCAAAGATACGCGCCTGCTTCGTAAAAACGGCGAGCTAGCCGATGTGAGCCTAAGGCTATCAAATATCGCAGCTGCATCCAAGCCGCCGCTATATGCGCTTTACGCTCATGACATCGGCGAGCGCGAGATTATGAAGCTAGCTCTTGCGAGCGCAAAGGAGAGCTTAAACAATCAAGTCTATATCGATCATCTTACGGGCCAGGGCAATGAAGCAGCGCTATATGAGCTAATAAACGCCGAAAAAACGGGCGTAGCGATCTACATCACTATCGTAAATTTTGCAAATTTACGGCTTTTTTACAAGGCGGAGACGACGAATGAAATTCTGCGCTCCTTTGCGCGTACGCTTGCGATGTGTATCGAATCGCACGAGATCAAAGCTAGTATCTTTCGCATCCAATCGGATGAGTTTTGCCTATTTTACGAGGGGCTAAATGTCGCGCGCGATGTGGAGATCATAAATAAATATTTCACCGATAAGGTCTTTAATCTCCATACCACCGAGGGCTTTGCCTCCGCGCCTTTAAATATCACGATGGGCGTAAGTGAGCGCGCCGACGTAGCGGGTGGTGCAAATAGGGTCTTTCAGGCGGTCATGGCGATGTATGAGGCGCAGAGCAAAAACGAGCACGTAGGCTTTTACTCGCGCCCAAATGCGATTGAGGAAAAATATTTGCAAAATCAGATTATGATCAACACCATTCAAAACGCGATCAAGAAAAATCAAGTCTTTGTACTCGTCCAGCCGATATTTGATATCACCCACCGAGATCCTAGTGGTAACACATACGGCACCGAGGGCGGCGACTACGTCCCATTAGTATATGAAATTCTAATCCGTCTAATCGACCGCTCGGGAAAGACGCGTTGCCCGGGTGAGTTTATCGACATCGCAAAGCAGACCTCGCTCTACATCCCGCTAACTCAGGTCGTAATAAACGAGGCCTTTCGCTTGCTAGACCGCTTCGCAGGGACTTGCTTTAGCATAAATCTTTCATATTTTGACATCGCAAACGAAGGCATCAAGGAGCTTTTAGAGCGCAAGCTCGCATCCAGTCCAAATGCTTCAAATTTATTTATTGAAATTTTAGAAAGCGAGGAATTCGACGATTACGAGAGCCTACGCAGCTTCATAGCCGTAGCCAAAAACTATGGCTGCAAGGTCGCGATAGACGATTTTGGCAGCGGATACTCCAACTACTATAGAATTTTAACGCTCGACGTGGATTACATAAAGATCGACGGAGCGCTCATCAAAAATATCGCAAACGACAAAAACTCGCGCGCTATCGTCGAAACGATCGCTAACTTCGCGCGCAAGCAGGACTACGAGCTCATCGCCGAATACGTAGAAAACCACGAAATTTCAATTATCTTAGAAGAGATGGGGATTAAATATATGCAGGGCTACTTCTACAGCAAGCCAATGGAGCCTTCGAGGATAAAATTCTAACCTCATCTCGCCGCAGCCTTATAGCTAGCCTTTTAAATTTATGAGCCAAAGATCGCCTCCGTAAAGTAAGAAATTCTGATTTAGCAAGCCGCCGCTTTAATTTATAGGAATTTATCCTGGCAAATACTACGCGGTTTTATCGCAAACTTATGGCGTGCCTTATAGCTAGGATTGCCATAAAAGCTTGCGCGTGGCAAATTAAGTGAGAGCTAAATTTAAAATTTAATAGCGGATTTATGGATAAAATTTTACGAAGTCCAAAATTTTAAAATTTCAAGCCGTAGAATTTTTAAATTTGAAATGCGTTAGCTACAAATTTAGGGCTAAATTTTAAAATTTCGTAGCGATAAAATTTTAAATTCCGCGCCTTAAATCCGCCTGCAAATTTTAAAATTTTATGGCGCGAATTTCGATCCATTCGTTTTATAACATTTCGCGCGAGCTTTGCAAAATAAAAATTTTAACGAGCTTTGCTCTAATTAGCGATAGAGCTTTCAAATGCAGGCGGAATTTTTAAGTGCAAACTTTCCCGCTTCAGCGCAAGAAATGGCTTAGCTTTAGATTTTAGCGCATTAGCTCAAGCAAATTCGCTCTAAGCCTTCATACTCCCCGTATCCTTAAATCTTTGATGCCACGACAGCGCCTCGCTTAGGATGTGCGGAGTATGCCCTGCACAGGGCTGCGCGCAGGCGCGCTCGAAATAATCTCTCAGCGCGTCTTGGTAAATGGGATGTGCGATGCTTATCATCGCGCGAGCCCGCTCACGAGGGCATTTACCACGCAGATCGGCGATGCCGTACTCGGTGATGATGACCTGAGTATCGTGCTCGGTATGATCGACATGGCTTACGAAGGGCACGATAGCGCTAATCGCGCCGTCTTTAGCGAGCGATGGGCTCAAAAACAGCGACAAATATCCGTTACGAGCGAAGTCACCGCTACCGCCGATGCCGTTTTTCATCTGCGAACCCATGACGTTAGTGGAGTTTACATTGCCGTAGATGTCTGCCTCGAGCATGCCATTCATCGATACGACGCCGAGCCTTCTGATAAGCGCTGGCGAGTTGGAGACGTCTTGTGAGCGCAGTATGATGTGCTTGCGGTAGAAATCGATGTTTTTTTGAAATTCCTCGACGCCTGCGGGGCTAAGCGATAGCGCCGTGGCACTTGCAGTGCCTACGACGCCTCTTTTGATGAGATCTAGCATGCCGTCTTGAATCACCTCGGAGTAGCACTGCAGCCCTTGGTAGCCAGCATCTTGTAACGAGCTAAGCACGGCGTTAGCGACGTTGCCGATGCCCGATTGTAGCGGCAGTAGCTTCTTTGCGGGAAGTCTGCCGCAAGCTTCCTCGTTTTTTAAGAATTTTACGACGTTGCGCCCAATCGCACTTGAAATTTCATCCACGGCGGTGAAATTATTGACGCGATCATGCGTCCTAGCCTCTATGACAGCGACTACTTTTGCGGGATCTACATGCATGTAGGGGCTGCCTACGCGATCACCTACATGCTTGATCGGCAGATCCTCGGCATGCGGCGGCAGGCGCAGATCCGTAACATCGTGAATACCCTCCAGCTCAAGCGGCTGATAGTAATTCACTTCTAAAATCACGCGATCGGCGATATCGAGCCAGGCTTGGTTGTTGCCTAGCGATGTAGACGGTACGAGCTCACCGCTTTCTTTAATCGCCACTACTTCGATCACAGCAAAGTTTAAATGTGGAAAAAAGCCCGCCTTAAGCTGCGCGGCAAGGCTTGATAGATGCACGTCCGCGTATCGCACGGCGCCGCTATTTATCGCACGGCGCATATCGGTATCCGTAAAAAACGGCGCGCGAAAGCTCACAGCGCCTGCTTTTGCCAAAACTCCGTCTAAAAGCGGATCGGTCGATGCGCCTGTAAAAATTTCGATTTGATAGGGCTCGCCTTTTTCGTGCAGCGCCGTCGCTCGTTGCGCCAGGGCTTGTGGTAGCGCTAGCGCGCAGCCCGCCCCAACAAAGCCGCTAAAGCCCACCGATGCGCCGTTTGGGATCAGCTCGCAGGCTTTCTCGGCGCTCATAACTTTTGATTTTAGATATTCGTTTTGCACGCGTGAGTTCATTTTCCGTCCTAGCCGTGATTTGGGCGAAATTATAATATTTTTGCGCTAAATTTCAAAATCTAAATTTCGTGCGCGAGCTAGGCTATAGAGCAAAATATGAGGCGCGGTCGGTTGGGATACGCCGCCAAACGCCTCCGATCAGGCTTTTTGCTTCGGCAGTTTGAAATACGCGCTTGCACAAGCGCTCGGTAAATAGGGTTTTAAGCGTGATTGAAGCTTGATTTGATGATCTCGCCGCGATACCATCAAACGTTCATCGCGCGCCAAATTTTGCGGAATTTAGGCGCAAAATTTACGCATAATTTGTGGGCCGCGATATTTAAATTTAAGCTTCCTTTTGCAATTTAATCGCTCACCGCACTTAAATTTAAATCTCCGCCTCGCAATTTTAAAATGGGTGTTTTGAAATTTATCGCTCGTGGCGTTTAAATTCCGCGTCTAGCAAGCCTTGAACCCATATTTGAAATTGCATCGCTTGCGGTGCACGCATTTGCCCGCCACACCTGGGTTTTAATCCGCATTAATTGAAATTCCCTCTGTCTGAAATTCTTACCTCTTCGCACAAGACGGCAGTTTAAAATTTCAAATTTCGCGCTTTTTTGGGAGCGGTTCGACGTAGATACGCAAAATTTTGATATTTTACGCTTGCGAAATTCTAAAAAATTATATCATCATCACGGTTAGATTGCAGATTTTGTTTAAATTCTAGTTCTTAAAATTATAGCTCCAGCCGTTACGCACGATTTGCAATCCAAAGAGCCTTGTTACACAAATTCTAATCTCTGCTGGCCTAAAAATCGATGCCGCTTACGACGCAAATTTAAACGCGTTTTAGAATTTAAAATTTAGTCTGCCTTGTCACCATTTTCGGCCGAGCTTTATAAAATTTCGGTAAATTTTATTTTGCTAAAATTCCCAAAATTCTACCGCCGCAAAATAGGGTGAAATTTTATCTCTGCGGCTTGCCGTCGCCGAATTTTGCGACTATCTCCTCGCTGCAGCTCTCCTTGGGCGCCCAGCCATCGCGCTTCATCCGCGCCAGATTGTCGCACGCCTCCTGCGAGCCGCCTTCGCAAAGCTCGTCGTATATCACGAGACTGCGGCACTGCCCGCTCGCGAAACTCTCCAGCGCCGCGGCATTGCCCAGGCAGGCTCGCTCGCGCAGATCGCTCATCGCGCGCCCACCTGCACCGCCCATTTTATCTCCCTGCTTCCGCTCGGCGAGGGTGGCGAGCTCGCAGGCGTCTGCGAAAAAGCCCTGCGCTTTGAGGCGGTTTCGCACGACGCCGCGACCGCCCAGCTCGTATCTCATCGCCGCTTCGTAGCATGCGGCGGCGTCCTTTTTACCGCACTTTGCTAAAAGCGCGCTAGTTTTTGCGCCGCTAAATTTAAACTCTTTGGCTTTGCCGTCCGCGTTTGCCAAACTAAGCGCCAGCGCCGCCGCCAGCGCAAGTTTTAAAGCTTTCATCTCTGCTCCTTTTTTCGTTTATCTGCCGTCCGCCCCGATTTACTGCTTCATTGCACCACATCCACGAAAATCGCTCATTCGAAGCAGAACGGGGCTGCTACGCGGTGATCGGCGCCTTTAAATGCGGATCGCACGCTCATCTAGGTGCGAGTTGTAAAATTTAAGCTTTCGTGCGGCGAAATTTGCAAAGCGTCCGGCAATCTACGCGGTCTAGCCCTAAAAAGCAATTCTGCGCCGCTCAAAGAAGCGCTTTGCCTCTTCCGTACTAATTTTTCGGTAGTAGATCGAGCACCGCGCAGGCGCGCTTGTTGTGCATTTTGCACGCCCTATCTAGCGCCTGCCCCGAGAGCTCAAAGCTTTGAGAGGTGCCGATTCCTTGGAGATATTTGACCGACAGCTCGTAGCATGCCTCGCTGCTGCCGGCATCGCACTGCTCGCGAAAAAGCTCAAACGACGCCACGACGTCCTTCTCTACGCCCAAGCCGCGCCCTAGCGCATCTGCGTAGAAAAAGCACGAGAGCTGATCTTTGCGCTCGCAGCCGCTTTTCAGACCGCGCGCGACGCGCTCGCAGGAGCCTTCGTCGCTTTTTACGATGCAGCTTTGCAGATCCGCCCGCGAAATTCCGTCCGTTTGGATGACCGCATCGGCACTGCTTTGCGAGCCGGCGCTTGCTTCGCCGCTCTTTAGAAAGTGAGCGTTTTGCGCGGCGGTCTCGCCGATACTCGTTGTTTTGTCTGCTTTGCCCGCCGCAGAAATTTTATCTACTCGCGCGCTCTCGTCGCAGTTTGCTGCAAGGGCGCAAAATAGCGCTAAGAATAGAAATTTTTTCATACCCGCCTCCGTTAAATTTAGCGCCATTTTAATCAAAAATGCTGAATTTAAGAGAAATGCGTTCTACTCCAAATTCCAGCTCCGTGTCGCAATGTGTTTGGAGCGCAAAATTTAAAGCGCGGCGCCGAAGCGATCGATCATAGGCTCTTTAGCGCCGCAAGTACGTTTTGCGCGTCCTGCTCGGGTTCAGCGATGCGACTAAAGCGCTTTATCTCCTTGCCGCCTCGGAAAATCAGGGTTTGGCGGTGGTAAAATTTCTTCCCGTCGCCGGTGGTGAAAGTCTCGAGCCCAAGCGGCGCTTCAAGCTCGAATTTTTCGTCGTTTATAAACTCAAACGTAGCGCCCGTAGCGCGCTTAAACTCGCTCGTGCCCGCCTCGCCCATGCTGCCTACGGCGATAAGCTCGAAGCCGAGGGCTTTTATCTGCGCAAACGCGCTCTCGTAGGCCTTGCACTGAAGCGTGCAGCCAGTAAGGCCCGCTACGCCGCGCAACTCCTCCGGCAAAAATTTGCCGCTGTCGCCCATTTTCGGGTAGGTAAAAACCACGCAATTTTTCGGTAAATTTATCATCTCTCGCCTTTTGATCGAAATAGGTCGCAAAAATAGCATAAAAAATCTTAAACCCGCTTAACGGATGAAATTTTAATAAAATTTAGCGTAAAATAAGGGGTAAAATTTCGGCAAATCAAATTTGGAGTTAAATTTTGGATATTGACAGAGCGATAGAGGAGCTGGCAAAAAAGCAGCAGCAGTGCAAGATAAAATTTCTAAAACCGCTGATTTTATTGCTATGCATCGCAGTTTTTTCCGTCGGCTGGTTTATCCACGGCTTGATCCAAAACGAATACTCCTCCGCCGTGCTGATGTCCGCGATGATCCCGATAATTGCGGTAAGCTGCTTATGGGGGATTTTTGATGATTCCATCGCCAAGTGGGAGTACAACGCCTTTTATAAAAACGCCTTCATTCGCGCCATCATTTCAGATATCGACCCCGCCTTTAGATACGAGCCGCAAAGCGGCATAGACGAAGAAGAGTTCCGCAAAACGGGCATCTATTCGAACAATGAATTCGTAGCTGAGGATCAGATAGACGGCGTGTATAAAGGGGTAAAATTTAGCCTAAGCGAGGCGATAAAAATCTATGAAACGCGAGAATCTATGAGGCTTGTAGAGTTATCCCAAAGATCCAAGAGCGATCTTTCTGCGACTTTTTTGCTATCGGCGATCGCGCTTTGGAACGCTTGGAGGCTCGGCGAATACGTACAGGCCTTTAGCGGCTCGGTTTTGGTGTGCGAGTTTTATAAGAAATTTAAGGGGCAAACCATCATCGCGGACCGCTCGCCAGGCACAAAATTTTTAGGCGATCAGGAGCTGATGGACGACGTGATTTTCGGAGAAGAATTTCGCGTATTCGCAAGCGATAAGATCGAGGCGCGGTATCTTTTGACGCCTAGCTTTATGGGGCGTCTAGGGGCTTTGAAGCTTAGGCTTGCGCCCAATATCGCTCTTAGCGCGGCGTTTATGGACGGCAAATTTTATCTATTTTTAAACGGCGCGAAAAACCGCTTCGAAGCCGCGCTGTTTTCGCCGCGCACTACGCTAAGAGACGCCGAGCGGATAAAGGCTGAGGTTTTACAGCTTCTTGGTATCATTGACGAGCTGCGTTTAAATGAAGGATTTTTTGGCGGCGCAAGCGAGAGCGGCGAGCCCGCAAATAGCCCGCCACCCGGCGGCGAAGAGCTGCAGAGATTGCGCGATAAAGGCTTGAGCTCGCGCGATCGCTGATTTGAATTTTAAAACGCCATCTCGCGGTTTAAAATTTAACGCTTTTAGTAAAATTTCAATTTCATTACCTGCGTCTTTAAATTTAGCGCTTTTTGAAATTCGGCGTCTCTTGAAATTTAATGCGGCGCAAGCGAGCAAATTTTACCGCTTGCGGCAGTAGCTTGAAATTTTAAAATTTGATCTCGCACACGGCAAGATATGTGATGAAATTTTACTCGTTGTTTCCCGCGATCGTTTCGATTAGTTTGCGTTTGTTGCGGCGGTTGTAAAGCACCGACGAAAGGAGCGATAGCGCGATGAATAAGATCCCCACGGTGCCGGTTATGATTTCGCTTACTTCAAATTTCAGCTTGGCAAACATTATAAACGCCAAACACGCGATGGCGTAGTGCGCGCCGTGCTCCAGATACGCGAAGTGCGACA
This window harbors:
- a CDS encoding class I SAM-dependent methyltransferase → MEKIGEKSDENSWDKKSESYAKFNGELGDFGKRVFEILRGWGVSFAGKSVLDVGAGTGVYSLYLASLGAKITAIDSSEGMLRELRRSAEEFGIPLQNVLNLSFAEFCERLSRDGFADAAGEDFKIYPRPQSKISNVKAQESAARALNLKDAMSKTRESENFKIPVVFDIAFLTMSPALKSTEDFEAFLALGERKIYLNWASERNSSMLAPLFERFGTGAKRLATAAEKFEALLKARDIKFKSEILTERREQKRSLQEAVQNAAWHLHMDGAEASEREIEEILKKWVRGGMINDEIEASFKLFYI
- a CDS encoding cytochrome-c peroxidase codes for the protein MRSKRVLSCFIFSLVPLLGLCGNLFTPLEMPKYDPQKARLGAKIFTDVRFSRKGRSCESCHNFYLNDSGASVRDGRVPTLINSYYFDRYLGDYNFAGFEARIAVSVFSENELDASEDRILELIRKNLAYKQAFESAYGEANTANFIDALKEFLKSKTAINSKFDRFLRGEVKLNDAEYNGYVLFVRLCSACHNGVSLGTGSFTKIRPSVEEEDAPRHRLTSDGFELRRVPSLRNITQTAPYVNGQTDLRLAVRQIAKDLLKYDLSDGELDALMSFLATLKGEMTEAQDER
- a CDS encoding EAL domain-containing protein, giving the protein MKDKIMWALMVGIMILGIIIAGNYFSSLRDVARFSTISRELALIDNADNRLNILFDAKIARRDFSIANADMRGIYQVLQALQKDKIIDKIGLSSDVRAIGSAFSDKISLLDELGALNSQNLILFQSLQQKFLSSGANAQRANLYSQILGLNYKNRSEISALKSALESADASSPDEAAFIGIARQILRNFERQNIIVSDNLSLLNERFASLRERFSYASEEFYGSFMQMTMLYTAVFLSFLLLTYIINSDALRSKRALAPYHALCEQAGEAIVLADQSFKILYANKSALSLSGYEQSELQGSDLGVLMPKDKGIELPAMVNKGAKDTRLLRKNGELADVSLRLSNIAAASKPPLYALYAHDIGEREIMKLALASAKESLNNQVYIDHLTGQGNEAALYELINAEKTGVAIYITIVNFANLRLFYKAETTNEILRSFARTLAMCIESHEIKASIFRIQSDEFCLFYEGLNVARDVEIINKYFTDKVFNLHTTEGFASAPLNITMGVSERADVAGGANRVFQAVMAMYEAQSKNEHVGFYSRPNAIEEKYLQNQIMINTIQNAIKKNQVFVLVQPIFDITHRDPSGNTYGTEGGDYVPLVYEILIRLIDRSGKTRCPGEFIDIAKQTSLYIPLTQVVINEAFRLLDRFAGTCFSINLSYFDIANEGIKELLERKLASSPNASNLFIEILESEEFDDYESLRSFIAVAKNYGCKVAIDDFGSGYSNYYRILTLDVDYIKIDGALIKNIANDKNSRAIVETIANFARKQDYELIAEYVENHEISIILEEMGIKYMQGYFYSKPMEPSRIKF
- a CDS encoding succinate CoA transferase; this encodes MNSRVQNEYLKSKVMSAEKACELIPNGASVGFSGFVGAGCALALPQALAQRATALHEKGEPYQIEIFTGASTDPLLDGVLAKAGAVSFRAPFFTDTDMRRAINSGAVRYADVHLSSLAAQLKAGFFPHLNFAVIEVVAIKESGELVPSTSLGNNQAWLDIADRVILEVNYYQPLELEGIHDVTDLRLPPHAEDLPIKHVGDRVGSPYMHVDPAKVVAVIEARTHDRVNNFTAVDEISSAIGRNVVKFLKNEEACGRLPAKKLLPLQSGIGNVANAVLSSLQDAGYQGLQCYSEVIQDGMLDLIKRGVVGTASATALSLSPAGVEEFQKNIDFYRKHIILRSQDVSNSPALIRRLGVVSMNGMLEADIYGNVNSTNVMGSQMKNGIGGSGDFARNGYLSLFLSPSLAKDGAISAIVPFVSHVDHTEHDTQVIITEYGIADLRGKCPRERARAMISIAHPIYQDALRDYFERACAQPCAGHTPHILSEALSWHQRFKDTGSMKA
- a CDS encoding tetratricopeptide repeat protein, which translates into the protein MKKFLFLALFCALAANCDESARVDKISAAGKADKTTSIGETAAQNAHFLKSGEASAGSQSSADAVIQTDGISRADLQSCIVKSDEGSCERVARGLKSGCERKDQLSCFFYADALGRGLGVEKDVVASFELFREQCDAGSSEACYELSVKYLQGIGTSQSFELSGQALDRACKMHNKRACAVLDLLPKN
- a CDS encoding thioredoxin domain-containing protein, translating into MINLPKNCVVFTYPKMGDSGKFLPEELRGVAGLTGCTLQCKAYESAFAQIKALGFELIAVGSMGEAGTSEFKRATGATFEFINDEKFELEAPLGLETFTTGDGKKFYHRQTLIFRGGKEIKRFSRIAEPEQDAQNVLAALKSL
- a CDS encoding DUF3137 domain-containing protein, yielding MDIDRAIEELAKKQQQCKIKFLKPLILLLCIAVFSVGWFIHGLIQNEYSSAVLMSAMIPIIAVSCLWGIFDDSIAKWEYNAFYKNAFIRAIISDIDPAFRYEPQSGIDEEEFRKTGIYSNNEFVAEDQIDGVYKGVKFSLSEAIKIYETRESMRLVELSQRSKSDLSATFLLSAIALWNAWRLGEYVQAFSGSVLVCEFYKKFKGQTIIADRSPGTKFLGDQELMDDVIFGEEFRVFASDKIEARYLLTPSFMGRLGALKLRLAPNIALSAAFMDGKFYLFLNGAKNRFEAALFSPRTTLRDAERIKAEVLQLLGIIDELRLNEGFFGGASESGEPANSPPPGGEELQRLRDKGLSSRDR